The Reichenbachiella carrageenanivorans region CCGTGAACGTGCTTTGATCAAATTTAGAAATGGCACAAGCCGATTGCTGCTGGCTACTGACTTGGCAGCCAGAGGGATTGACGTGCCCGCTTTGGACTTTATCATCCACTATCAATTGCCACCCAAAAAAGAAGAGTTTACGCACAGAAATGGACGGACAGCTCGTATGCAGCAGGACGGCACTGCCTATTTACTGAAAGGCAAAAACGAAAAACTGCCTGACTTCATTAAAGGATTAGATGAGGAAACAATTAGCGGTTCGGCTAGGTTTCACGATAGCGAATGGACGACACTTTTTATCTCTGGCGGTAGAAAAGATAAAATCTCAAAAGGCGACATTGCAGGGTTGTTTATGAAACAGGGAAACCTAAACAAAGAAGAATTGGGGATGATCGAACTCAAGCAAGACTGCTCATTTGTGGCCGTGCCCCAATCGAAAGCCAACTCACTTATACAGCAGTTGAACAACAGTAGATTGAAAAAGAAGAAAGTAAGAATTAGCCCATTAGACTAATGAGTGATACTCCAAACGAACAGCCCAACAACCCTCTGCATGGGGTAAAACTAGCAGATATGCTCGAAGAGTTGGTAGAAAAATGTGGCTGGGAAAACCTAGGTCAAGAGGTCAATATAAAATGTTTTACCCACGACCCTTCTATCAAATCAAGTTTGAAATTTCTCCGACAGACACCCTGGGCCAGAGAAAAATTGGAGCGCTTTTACCTACATGTACTCAAGCGTGGCTATAGCCGCCGAGTGAAACCCAAACGCGAACCAGGAAAGCCTAGGTACTACAAGAAGAAATCAGATTGAAAATAGAGCTGAACCTGCTAGTGGGGAGCATCGTCATTCCCCGAAGCGATGCAGGAGCTTTCTGGGAATCCACATCGGCAAGTTATGCTATCATCAAAACTAACCACATCACTGGTGCAAGTTTAGCAAAAGCGTGGCTAATCTAATCAAGCATTTGAAATGTAATCATCCATCCATATTTCCCTCCCCTTATATGATTATTATCATGATTTTAATAAAGGATAAAATTATCCTTTATTAAAGAATAGCTGTACTTTTGATTCATAAAACAAAGCAATTATGTTTTCAAAAGCATGTATGTACGGAATCAGAGCCAGTATCTATGTCTCTTCGCAGTCGCTCAAAGACAACAAAGTAGGTCTGATCGATATTGCCAACAATATAGAATCACCGACAGCATTTACCGCCAAGGTGCTGCAACAATTGGTGCGTAGTGGCATCATAGATTCGACCAAAGGACCTACAGGAGGCTTCCTGATCGACCCCAAGCGAATAGATGAAGTAAAACTTAGTCAAATTGTAGATGCCATAGATGGTGACTCCATCTATAAAGGCTGCGGGCTGGGACTAACAGCCTGTGATGCATCACAACCCTGCCCTGTACATGAGCAGTTTGCCAAAGTACGCAACGAACTCCGACACATGCTCGAAAGCACCAGTCTATATGAACTTGCCACAGGACTAGACATTGGTTTGACTTATTTGAAGAGGTGAAAAATAGATTGAATTAAGGATAATTTGATCAGCTATAATACAAAAGTGACCCACTAATCATGACACAAGAGATTCTACAAATAGAAGACATCAAAAAGCTAGTAAACAGCTTCTACGCTAAAGTACGTAAAGACGATGTACTCGCTGATATTTTTAATGCTCGTATTGGCAACCGCTGGCCAGAGCACCTAGAGAAGATGTATCGGTTTTGGCAAACGGTGCTTCTGGAGGAGCACACCTACTTTGGCAGCCCATTTTTACCTCACGCTAATTTGCCCATAGCAGCAGAGCATTTCGACCGCTGGATTCAGTTGTTTTTTCAGACCATTGACGAGGAGTTTCACGGCGAGAAAGCAGAAAGAGCCAAATGGCAAGGTCAACGCATGGCTGAAATGTTTCTATCCAAAATTGAGTATCACCGCGAAAACAAAAGCAAGCCACTACTATGAAAACCGTAAAATATCCCCTCGTTACTGCGTCTGTATTTCTATGGATAGGGTTTGTAGGTGCCATTAGTTTTATGGAGGCCTGGCTCAAATTTCAAGCACCAGGCATTACGGTCACGCTCGGTTTGGGTATTGGTAGATTGGTGTTTTTCGCACTCAATAAAGTAGAATGGGTACTAGCATTGGCTATAGCGATCTCCTACCTAGCCAACAAAGAACCTCTACTAAACAACCCGAATGGCTACTACTGGATATCCGTAGTCCTACTGACCCTCCAGACCGTCTGGCTCCTGCCTGTACTCGACCATCGAGCCGAACTGCTCATTCAAGGAATAGAAATACCTTCCGCCCCATACCATTTGATATATGTGGGCACAGAAATAGTAAAAATATCATCGCTGATAATATTCGGCATCAAACAATTTAGAGCACATTTAAAAAACGCTTATCATGAAAATCAAAGAGAATCAAATCATTGGCGAACTGGTAGCACAACACTACAAAGTAGCTCGCGTATTTAAAAAGCACAACATAGATTTTTGTTGTAAAGGCAACAGGACATTGGACGAAGCCTGCCAAACCTCTCCCGACTATCTAAAAACAGTGATCGAAGAACTGGAAGCTGAGATCAACCAAACGGAAAGTGCCACAATCGACTTTCAAACTTGGCCATTGGACCTACTAGCCGATTATATCGAAAAGAAACACCACCGATATGTGCAAGAAAAAACAATTGAGATCCAGCCCTATCTCAATAAAATTTGTAACGTGCACGGCGCACAACATCCTGAGCTTATAGAAATCAAAAAGCTCTTTGACGAAGCTGCTGGCGAACTGGCCGCCCATATGAAAAAGGAAGAGCTGATTCTATTTCCTATCGTTAGAAAAATGGTAAAAAAACAAAGCGAAGGTCAGTCATGGGAAGGGGTGCATTTTGGCACCGTACAAAACCCCATACAAATGATGATGATGGAACACGAAACGGAAGGAGACCGATTTGCTAAAATAGCTACGCTCAGCAACAACTACACCCCTCCAAAAGAAGCATGCAACACATATGCTGTCACCTTTGCCTTGCTCCAAGAGTTTGAAGACGACTTGCATTTACATATTCATTTAGAAAATAATATTTTGTTTCCTAAAGCCGTAGTTTTAGAACAAAACATGAATAAAACAACGATCGAATGATCTAACCGTTTAGAAGTATAGGCTGGTTTGAAAAATCATAAACCAGCCTGCTACATGAATTTTTAAAACTAAATAACGATACCATGAGCCAACAAATCTTCTACGACACCGTGAGTGAAGCCACCAAGGGCTTGACCCAACGAGGCTACACCACAGACTTGAAAGTACTCGCTGAGAACGAATGTCTGGTTTGCCAAAGCACAAGCAAACAACTCTCTCCTGATGAATTTGTAATCGACGAAGTACATCGATTCGAAGGAGATACCGATCCATCAGACGAAATGATCGTTTATGCCATTTCGTCTATGCATCACGATATCAAAGGCATATTGGTAAACGCCTATGGGGTAGATGCCGACACCTCCACTTTTCAAATCATTAAGCATCTAAATACACACCTATGAAACCAACACCCATTAAAAGGAACGAACACCTCAAACCCATCAGCCGAGAACACCATCAAGGACTCCTGCTCTGTTGGAAAATCAGAACAGGTCTAAGCCTAAACATACCCATCAAAAGAATCAAAAAATATACAGACTGGTTTTATCAGGAGCACTTACTCCCCCATTTTGAATTAGAAGAAAAACACCTCTTTCCTATTTTGGACGAGCAACACGAAATGGTGACTAAAGCCAAAGCTGAGCACCGCCGACTCAAAAGGTTGTTTGAAGCAAAAGATGAACTCGAAAAAAAGATAAGTCTGATCGAAGAAGAGCTAGAAAGTCATATTCGGTTTGAAGAGCGGGTATTATTCAACGAAATCCAATCCGTGGCTACAGCCGAACAGCTGCAACACATCGATAAAGTACATCAAGAGGAAAAATTTGTAGAGAACCTATCAGACCCTTTTTGGAAAAAATGAAAAACACCATTCAGTTTACCGTAGTTGTAGAAGGTCATAACCACTCTCTTTCCACTTACCCTGATGCTTATCCCAATGTGATGACTCTCATCAAAGACCAGCTGCTCCTCGACGATTTTGGTGAATGCGGCGGCATGGGTAGATGTGCGACTTGCGTGATAAATACCCAAGGACTCTCTGGCGAATCCACCATCAAAGAAAGAAACGAACCAGCTACCTTACACAAATATGGGCTAGATGATCCAGGCACCCGTTTGTCGTGCCAGCTCTTTGTTTCACCTGATCTAGAAGGCACTGAATTGACCTTGATAGAAGTATAGGTACTCACCTACTTAGTAACAAGTCCTCTCTCATGCCATGCACGAAACGAGCCCGCAAGTATTTACTTTCATAATAAAAACTTATTTGGCAACACTTATACCTACCTTTGCGGCATAGAGAGATGCCGAAGTGCATTTCAGCACATTAAAGCACATAAAGCAGGGAATGAAATTCAACGAATTGCCACTCATTGCGCCTATATTGAAGGCGCTCCAAGATAAAAACTACTCCGAACCTACAGCCATACAAGAAAAAGCCATACCGCTGGTATTGCAACAAAATGACGTGATGGGCTGTGCCCAAACAGGCACTGGTAAAACAGCTGCTTTTGCTATACCTATCATCCAGCGTATCCACGAATTGGAAGAAGGAAAAAGCGGAAAGCCTCAACTCCTGTCCCTAATCGTGACACCTACACGTGAGCTAGCCATACAGATCGACGACAACATCCGCCTGTACAGCAAATACACGAACCTGAAACACGCCGTGATATTCGGTGGCGTAAAGCAAGGACAGCAAGTAGAAAAAATGAAACGTGGTGTGCATGTATTAGTCGCCACACCAGGCCGATTACTCGACTTGATCACACAAGGTCATATTTCACTAAGTCAGGTCAAAATTTTCGTACTCGACGAAGCTGACCGTATGCTCGACATGGGTTTTGTAAACGACGTAAAGAAACTACTGAAGCTCTTGCCAACCAAGCGACAGTCGCTCTTCTTCTCCGCCACCATGCCCAAAAGCATCCTCAATCTGGCCAACGAAATACTGACCAACCCTAAGAAAATAGAAGTAAGTCCAGTCTCATCTACTGCTGAGACTATCCAACAATACTTGTATTATACCAACAGATCCGACAAGAAAAAACTGCTGATGCACATCCTCAAGGATGAAAAAATGGATCAGGTATTAATTTTTGGAAGAACCAAGCACGGCGCCGATCGTATCGTTCGGGATTTGCAAAAGCACAAAATCAAGTCGGCGGCTATTCATGGCGACAAAGCTCAAAACCAACGCCAAAAAGCACTGACCGATTTCAAATCGGGCAAGCTCAGGGTATTGGTAGCTACAGATATCGCTGCACGTGGCATCGACATCGACAAGCTCAAGTATGTAATCAATTTCGACGTGCCCGAGGCTGCTGAGACTTATGTACACCGCATAGGTAGATCTGGTCGTGCAGGGGAGTCTGGTATCGCCATCACTATGTCTGAGCCTGAAGAAAACACACTGGTGAAGGACATAGAGAAGCTGACCAAACAAAGCATCCCTGTGATCAAAGATCAGCCGTTTCCCCAAACGGAAAAGCCGATGACAGACGCAGAGAAAAAAGAATGGAACAAAGAAAAACAACGCCGCAAGCAGGAATTTTTCGCCAATAGAAATAAAAACAAATCTGGTAGACGTTAGTCTACCAGATTTGTTTTTCATGTGACTATTTTGAAGAAAATGTTAATCCTCGAATAGATTACTTAACCTCAAATAACTTATTAAACAAGTCTCATCAAGTAACGAGACACCTACATCCCCAACCGTTTCATAACTAAGCTATCTATCGCCTGACACAGAGAGAGTGGCTTTACGGTCCGCCAGTTTTGGATATCGAGCGAACCACCAAAATTGATGTAGCCATCTACGTTATAGTTGGTCATTTCTTCGACCACAAAATCCCTAAAACCTATGCCTACTATCCAGCCATCCTCCACGTCTTCGAGCCACTCTTCGTAGTAGCTATCGTCTGATCCATGAAAATTCAGTACATTTTCACCGATCAAAATATACTTATTGATTCCCTCGAGCTGTAGTTCATCGAGGATGTTTCGTTTGAGGTTCATGATGTCGTTGTTGATGGCATCGTTCCACTCTCCGATAAACTCCAGGATTACATAGCCCAGATCATAGTCTGCAAACAAAGTCTTGAGATACAAGGTCTCTGAGCCAAAATTGTCCCAAGCTGGATCGATATAGTAGCCATAGATCGTCTCTGAATATAGATTGTAGTTGTACTCCTTACCATGAAAAGGCGACAAGGGGTCATTAGCCGAATCATAATGTTTGAGCCAGCCGCTATAAGGTTCTATGTTATGCATCTTCAGCGTTGTAGTGATCGATTGCTTTTCTGACAGACCCCTGTGATTTTACGAGTAGCTCTGCTTTAGTTCTACTTATACCCGTCTCTTCCATCACCATACGAATCGCCCGATCTACCAACTTTTCATTGCTTAACTGCATATCTACCATTTTGTTGCCTTGTACATGACCGAGCCTGATCATGGTAGCCGTAGAGATCATATTGAGTACCAGCTTTTGTGCAGTACCAGCTTTCATACGTGTGCTGCCCGTCACAAACTCTGGCCCTACGACTACTTCTATGGGGTATTGTGCCGTGGCAGCCATTTCGCTACCTGTATTGCAGGTGATGCAACCCGTCACCAATCCGGCCGCATTGGCTTGCGCCAAACCGCCGATCACATAGGGCGTACGCCCCGAGGCCGCAATACCGATCAGTACATCCTTATCGGAAATACCGAAAGCCTGTACATCTCGCCAAGCCTGCTTCGGATCGTCCTCGGCATGCTCCACAGACTTGCGAATGGCGCCGTCGCCACCTGCGATCACACCCACCACTTTGCCTTGCGGCAAACCATAGGTAGGAGGTATCTCAGAAGCATCTACCACACCCAATCGACCACTGGTACCAGCTCCAATGTAAAACAAACGACCACCCTTGGACATCTTGGCTACTATCTGCTGTACGAGGGCTTCTATACTAGGGATGACCTTCTCTACAGCCATAGGCACCGTTTGATCCTCCTTGTTCATATTGGTAAGCAAGTCGGTCACCGACATGTGCTGCAGGTCGGTATAGTTCGAAGGGGATTCGGTCGTATTCTTCATGTTTCAAAAATGAAGGAATCCAACGGAAATGGGAAGGGAAATCAGAGTATTTTTTACTTCGGCTGGTGATAGGCAATGAGCCCATCGATAGGCCCCACCACAATGTCTTTGATTTGGATATCCATGTCGGCACCTACTTTTCTGAGTACCTCTTCATAATAATAGGCTACCGATCCGGTAAAATGTACAGGCACGTTTTTATAGTTTGTGTACTTCATCACGTTGACCTCTATGAATCGTTTGAACGCATCGTACACCAATTGATATATCATAGGATCTTTAAGGTACTTAAAGATAAATTTGGAAAAGCTCGACAGATATAAAATCGGCATGTGATGATGGTAGATATTGTTGAGAATATCAGGTGCCTCTAAGCCGAATTCTTCATCAAACTGTTCTCTAATATAGACAGGAAGTTCTTTTTTGAAATAGTGTTTTAAAAACTGCTTACCTAGGTAATTGCCACTTCCTTCATCTCCTAAGATATAGCCCAGCGACCGTACATTTTCTATGATTCCTATACCATCATACAGGCAGGAATTAGATCCTGTACCAAGGATACAGGCAATACCGGGTTCGATACCGCAAAGTGAACGCGCCGCAGCCAACATATCGTGATTGACCTCAATTTTAGCATTTGGGAAAAGCTGCATAAAACAATCTCTAATCGTCTGCTTATTTCTATTGGACGAGCAACCCGCTCCATAGAAATACACCTCTTTGAATGGCGTATCGATATATTCGATCAATCCCATACGCATCACCTCCAATATACCAGAAGCATCCAAATAATACGGATTGATCCCTCCCGACCGGGCATGAAATACATTTTGTTTGGAATCAATGACCCTCCATTCTGTCTTTGTAGAGCCGCTTTCTGCTATTAGAATCATACCTTTCTTGAGTGTTAAGCACTGTTTGCTTTTGTGCGAGCTTCGAAAATAACAAATTCTGGTAGATTCGATGAGTATGTCAACGATTATATGGTGGATTTTTACGCCAATTTACCAATCACTTCAAACTTCTCAAAGACCTTGGCTGTATGTGGCGCTTCGGCCAATTCTTCGGTAAGATCTTGTCCTGCCCAATGCTCGTAATGCTTACCATCTCTCCACATGCGCGAAGCAGATACATCGTAGATTTGGCCATCTAAAGCCACCCAGATTTCTTCTCTATCTTGCCCATTGCGCAAAGCAAGTTGTTGTTTGGTATATACAGGCAGCTCCATCAATCCCCCAAAGTCACTACCGTGATACCTGCACCACCGTGCTCTATATGTTCATCTTTGGCACTCAGCACTTTAGGGTTTTCACGCAAGACATTTCGAACCAGTTCACGCAAGACGCCATGTCCTTTTCCATGCAGTATTTTCACTTCTACATACCCCAATAGTAGCGCTTCGTCGATGTAGTATTCTACCTTACCTATCGCTTCTTCCGCCCTTACTCCTCGGATATCTAGCGTGGCACTAAAACTCGCCATCTTGTCATTGAGGTTGATACCCGTCATCGTCTGCACTCGCTGATCCGTCGTTTTCTTGAATTCCTTTGAAGATATCTTCACCAAATCATTAAGCTTGACTCTAGACTTGAGACCACCCAGCAACAATTCTGCATGCTTGCCTTTGATGCTATCCACCTCTCCTACTGCCCCAGACTTCAATTGCACTTTGTCGCCTACCTGTATAGGGCTTACATCCACTACTTTTGGTTTTTCCTTTACCGCCTCTTTTTTTACTACTTTTTCGGCGTGTGCTTTGAGCGCTTCGCGAGCTTCGAGTGTACGCTTCTGGTCTGCTTTGGACTCCTTGATGGCTTTGATAGTGGCTTCAATTTTCTTATTCGAAGACTGAATCACACGAGCCGCTTCATCTTGCGCTTGCTTGATGACTTTCGTCTTCTCCTTTTCCAGATATTTTTTCAGATCTTCATAGTCCTTGATAGCATCAGAAAGTCGAGCATTTTTTGCTTCAATCGCCTTTTTATCTTTAGCAATTTGATTTTTCTCTGATTCAAGTTCACTCAGCAATCGATCAAACTGCACGTGTGAAATACCCGCCTTCTTCTTGGCTCGATTGAGCATTTCTGGATTTAGACCAATCTTGCCTGCAATCTCCAAAGCAAACGAACTACCTGGCTTACCGATTTCCAATTCGTACATCGGCTCTAGCTGCTTCACGTCAAATTTCATCGCCGCATTCACAATGCCGTTTTCCTTATCCGCTACTTTTTTCAGGTTGCCATAGTGGGTGGTGATAGCACCAAAAGACTGTGCCTTATTAAGCTCTAGCAATACCACTTCTGCGATGGCTCCGCCAAACTGAGGTTCGGTACCTGTGCCAAACTCATCAATAAGAAAGAGCGTATTTCGTGTGGCGTTTTCCAAAAAATATTTCATGTTCGTCAAGTGCGAACTATAAGTACTCAAGTCGTTTTCTATCGATTGTTCATCTCCTATATCGATAAAAATGGCTTGAAAAGTGCCAAATTCTGAGCTTTCCGATGCTGAGACTGGCAACCCACATTGCACCATATATTGGAGTAGACCTATCGTCTTGATACAGACTGACTTGCCGCCGGCATTAGGGCCAGAGATAAGCATTATTCTTTTTTCTCGCGACAGCGAAATATGAAGCGGAACAATCTTTTTTCCTTGTTCATTTAGAGCTGCCTCTAGTATAGGATGTCTCGCTCGCTGCCAGTTGATCTTTTGACTTTTTGAAAGCTCAGGACAGGTACAATCGAAATCGATACCAAATTTGGCTTTGGCTCGTATGAAATCGATAACACCGAGGATTTTTATACCTTTTCTCACTTCAGGCAAATGCCCCCTCAATTCATCCGTCAGTACGGTCAATATCCTAACTATCTCCCTACGTTCAGCATACTGGAGCTCACGAATTTCGTTGTTGATCTCCAAGGCCTCTGCTGGTTCCATGTACACGGTTTGCCCTGTGGCTGATTCATCATGTACAAACCCCTTGACGTGTCGCTTGTGCTCTGCCAACACAGGGATCACCATTCTACCTTCTCTGATGGTCAGTGCTGGTGTTTCTGGGCAATAGCCATGCTTGCTGGCTTCTTTCAATATTTTATTAACGGCCGTCCTCGCTCGTATTTGGCTTTTGGATATGGCGCTACGAATAGACATCAGCTCACGACTGGCATCATCCCTAAGCTGTCCTTTTTCGTCTATTTTTTTCTCTAGTTCTATATACAAAGAGTCGCCCAAATCAATATGCGACACGCGCTCGCTCAGCACGGGATAATCTTCCTGATGATGTTCAAAAAATCGAAGCATTTTCAATAAAGTACCCAGTACCAATTTTACATCAAAAAACTCATCTTCGTCTAGGAAATTGCCTGGCAATTCGGCCCGCTTGAGGCTAGGGGAAACATCTGTATAATTGGACTGAGGAAATGATGATCCACTGGAGAGAATCTTAATAAACTCACGGGTCTGGTCCATCCACTCATTGATTTTGGACGTATGGGTTGTCAGCGTCAAACGATCCACATAGTCCTCACCTAATGTACTCAAGCACCGGTCTTTGATCAACTGCTTAATTTTGTCAAAACCTAATTTGACCTCAATATCTTTTGGATAAAAATTCAAGAATAATAATTATTTTAATACTGAATCTCGTGTGATTGCTCGTGGCTTAATAGTCGCTTTTCTCTGCCTCAGTGTATCGCTGGCTATAGTCAATGAATCTCGTGGAACCAACAATGAATCAACTATAGCCAAAGAATCTTGTAGCACAAACAGCGAATCTACAGCTAAAGAATCTAGTGATACTGACAAAGAGTCCTGCTCCATTGTCAAGGAGTCTCCCTCAACTGCCATCGAATCATTCTCTAGCTTCACCTGCATCAACTCCGAATCTTCCTGATAGCCGCGCTTCTGTATCACATTGAGACTGTCTACCACTATGGTGTAGATTTTGTCGAGCAAGATTGGATTAGACAAGTAGTATTGATAGCTGACTTCATACTGAGGCTTGTCCACACCACGTTTTTCGAATAGTTCTCTTTCTAGTGTATTGTACACCGCATAGGCGGAGTCATTGGAAAGACGCAACTTATCCACCCTGGCTTCCAGTATGTGTATGTCTATTAGCAATTCGACCATAGTAGCTGAAGGAATAATCTCCTGCTGGTCTTTGGTAGAACTACAACTGAATCCCACGATAACATTTATTAACAAAAAATATTTTTTCACAAACCCATAATATTAAGTAATGGCTTAATTTTAGCGCCTCAAAAGTACAATGAATGAAGGACATCCTCAAGAAGCTTAGGAAATACGAGATCAGGATCAGGAAGGCTATAAATTCCCAGATGCAAGGCGACTTTCATTCGATTTTCAAAGGCTCTGGTCTGGAATTCGACGATGTGCGCTCCTATCAATACGGGGATGATGTACGCTCCATCGACTGGAATGTTTCGGCTAAGGGGCACGGCACTTTTGTAAAAACCTTCAAAGAAGAAAAAGAACAAAACGTATTTTTCATCCTCGATGTCAGCGCCTCTCAAAAAATCGGTAAGGCAGGAAACCAGAAACTAGACATCAGTAAAGAAATCTGCGCACTACTGTCTATCTCTGCCATCAAAGAAAATAGCCAAGTCGGTCTTATTTGTTTTTCAGATCAAAAAGAAAAATATGTAAAACCAGGCAAAGGACTCAAACATTCTTTCAACATCATTTCTAATATTTTTAATTTAGAACCTGAATCTAAGCAAACGAATTTGGCAAAAGCCATCCAGTTTACACTGAATCTACTG contains the following coding sequences:
- a CDS encoding VF530 family protein; the encoded protein is MSDTPNEQPNNPLHGVKLADMLEELVEKCGWENLGQEVNIKCFTHDPSIKSSLKFLRQTPWAREKLERFYLHVLKRGYSRRVKPKREPGKPRYYKKKSD
- a CDS encoding RrF2 family transcriptional regulator; the encoded protein is MFSKACMYGIRASIYVSSQSLKDNKVGLIDIANNIESPTAFTAKVLQQLVRSGIIDSTKGPTGGFLIDPKRIDEVKLSQIVDAIDGDSIYKGCGLGLTACDASQPCPVHEQFAKVRNELRHMLESTSLYELATGLDIGLTYLKR
- a CDS encoding group III truncated hemoglobin, whose product is MTQEILQIEDIKKLVNSFYAKVRKDDVLADIFNARIGNRWPEHLEKMYRFWQTVLLEEHTYFGSPFLPHANLPIAAEHFDRWIQLFFQTIDEEFHGEKAERAKWQGQRMAEMFLSKIEYHRENKSKPLL
- the ric gene encoding iron-sulfur cluster repair di-iron protein, which produces MKIKENQIIGELVAQHYKVARVFKKHNIDFCCKGNRTLDEACQTSPDYLKTVIEELEAEINQTESATIDFQTWPLDLLADYIEKKHHRYVQEKTIEIQPYLNKICNVHGAQHPELIEIKKLFDEAAGELAAHMKKEELILFPIVRKMVKKQSEGQSWEGVHFGTVQNPIQMMMMEHETEGDRFAKIATLSNNYTPPKEACNTYAVTFALLQEFEDDLHLHIHLENNILFPKAVVLEQNMNKTTIE
- a CDS encoding phosphoribosylpyrophosphate synthetase, which codes for MSQQIFYDTVSEATKGLTQRGYTTDLKVLAENECLVCQSTSKQLSPDEFVIDEVHRFEGDTDPSDEMIVYAISSMHHDIKGILVNAYGVDADTSTFQIIKHLNTHL
- a CDS encoding hemerythrin domain-containing protein, whose product is MKPTPIKRNEHLKPISREHHQGLLLCWKIRTGLSLNIPIKRIKKYTDWFYQEHLLPHFELEEKHLFPILDEQHEMVTKAKAEHRRLKRLFEAKDELEKKISLIEEELESHIRFEERVLFNEIQSVATAEQLQHIDKVHQEEKFVENLSDPFWKK
- a CDS encoding 2Fe-2S iron-sulfur cluster-binding protein yields the protein MKNTIQFTVVVEGHNHSLSTYPDAYPNVMTLIKDQLLLDDFGECGGMGRCATCVINTQGLSGESTIKERNEPATLHKYGLDDPGTRLSCQLFVSPDLEGTELTLIEV
- a CDS encoding DEAD/DEAH box helicase, translated to MKFNELPLIAPILKALQDKNYSEPTAIQEKAIPLVLQQNDVMGCAQTGTGKTAAFAIPIIQRIHELEEGKSGKPQLLSLIVTPTRELAIQIDDNIRLYSKYTNLKHAVIFGGVKQGQQVEKMKRGVHVLVATPGRLLDLITQGHISLSQVKIFVLDEADRMLDMGFVNDVKKLLKLLPTKRQSLFFSATMPKSILNLANEILTNPKKIEVSPVSSTAETIQQYLYYTNRSDKKKLLMHILKDEKMDQVLIFGRTKHGADRIVRDLQKHKIKSAAIHGDKAQNQRQKALTDFKSGKLRVLVATDIAARGIDIDKLKYVINFDVPEAAETYVHRIGRSGRAGESGIAITMSEPEENTLVKDIEKLTKQSIPVIKDQPFPQTEKPMTDAEKKEWNKEKQRRKQEFFANRNKNKSGRR
- the murQ gene encoding N-acetylmuramic acid 6-phosphate etherase, giving the protein MKNTTESPSNYTDLQHMSVTDLLTNMNKEDQTVPMAVEKVIPSIEALVQQIVAKMSKGGRLFYIGAGTSGRLGVVDASEIPPTYGLPQGKVVGVIAGGDGAIRKSVEHAEDDPKQAWRDVQAFGISDKDVLIGIAASGRTPYVIGGLAQANAAGLVTGCITCNTGSEMAATAQYPIEVVVGPEFVTGSTRMKAGTAQKLVLNMISTATMIRLGHVQGNKMVDMQLSNEKLVDRAIRMVMEETGISRTKAELLVKSQGSVRKAIDHYNAEDA
- a CDS encoding N-acetylglucosamine kinase, which gives rise to MILIAESGSTKTEWRVIDSKQNVFHARSGGINPYYLDASGILEVMRMGLIEYIDTPFKEVYFYGAGCSSNRNKQTIRDCFMQLFPNAKIEVNHDMLAAARSLCGIEPGIACILGTGSNSCLYDGIGIIENVRSLGYILGDEGSGNYLGKQFLKHYFKKELPVYIREQFDEEFGLEAPDILNNIYHHHMPILYLSSFSKFIFKYLKDPMIYQLVYDAFKRFIEVNVMKYTNYKNVPVHFTGSVAYYYEEVLRKVGADMDIQIKDIVVGPIDGLIAYHQPK
- a CDS encoding cytochrome b5 domain-containing protein — encoded protein: MPVYTKQQLALRNGQDREEIWVALDGQIYDVSASRMWRDGKHYEHWAGQDLTEELAEAPHTAKVFEKFEVIGKLA
- a CDS encoding endonuclease MutS2, translating into MNFYPKDIEVKLGFDKIKQLIKDRCLSTLGEDYVDRLTLTTHTSKINEWMDQTREFIKILSSGSSFPQSNYTDVSPSLKRAELPGNFLDEDEFFDVKLVLGTLLKMLRFFEHHQEDYPVLSERVSHIDLGDSLYIELEKKIDEKGQLRDDASRELMSIRSAISKSQIRARTAVNKILKEASKHGYCPETPALTIREGRMVIPVLAEHKRHVKGFVHDESATGQTVYMEPAEALEINNEIRELQYAERREIVRILTVLTDELRGHLPEVRKGIKILGVIDFIRAKAKFGIDFDCTCPELSKSQKINWQRARHPILEAALNEQGKKIVPLHISLSREKRIMLISGPNAGGKSVCIKTIGLLQYMVQCGLPVSASESSEFGTFQAIFIDIGDEQSIENDLSTYSSHLTNMKYFLENATRNTLFLIDEFGTGTEPQFGGAIAEVVLLELNKAQSFGAITTHYGNLKKVADKENGIVNAAMKFDVKQLEPMYELEIGKPGSSFALEIAGKIGLNPEMLNRAKKKAGISHVQFDRLLSELESEKNQIAKDKKAIEAKNARLSDAIKDYEDLKKYLEKEKTKVIKQAQDEAARVIQSSNKKIEATIKAIKESKADQKRTLEAREALKAHAEKVVKKEAVKEKPKVVDVSPIQVGDKVQLKSGAVGEVDSIKGKHAELLLGGLKSRVKLNDLVKISSKEFKKTTDQRVQTMTGINLNDKMASFSATLDIRGVRAEEAIGKVEYYIDEALLLGYVEVKILHGKGHGVLRELVRNVLRENPKVLSAKDEHIEHGGAGITVVTLGD
- a CDS encoding DUF4296 domain-containing protein codes for the protein MGFSCSSTKDQQEIIPSATMVELLIDIHILEARVDKLRLSNDSAYAVYNTLERELFEKRGVDKPQYEVSYQYYLSNPILLDKIYTIVVDSLNVIQKRGYQEDSELMQVKLENDSMAVEGDSLTMEQDSLSVSLDSLAVDSLFVLQDSLAIVDSLLVPRDSLTIASDTLRQRKATIKPRAITRDSVLK